The proteins below are encoded in one region of Bremerella sp. P1:
- a CDS encoding Gfo/Idh/MocA family protein codes for MNHPQKSSRRHFLKAAGTAAAVAGVASYVPRHVLGADGVPSANEKVNLGVIGFGNRCKYVMGGTLPHEDVRCIAIADVWSKHRDDGKAIVDKHYGNTDCETMRDFRELLDRKDIDAVLIATGDRWHAAASILAAKAGKDVYSEKPCGITIEDCQQLADTITAEQKVFQAGTQRRSVPNFIKAIELAHSGKLGELQTLHASVYRPVLDNSWLPAQAQPSQDEIDWNLWLGPAAWRPFNLAYVQGRWRGQWDFDSGARLLDWGAHTVDLCQWANKADATMPVEYQPHKEGITCQYENGVKLEIDFLDDPFGDRSPDYITRLGTCPVRFIGSEGWVETGDSGEIVCSSPALQKEITEDTSRVRGLDVASHSRNFLDCIRSRKLTAANQNVMRKSHIACHAAAAAWIFDRKLTIDPQKEVFIDDADANGLASRPDRIWNV; via the coding sequence ATGAATCACCCGCAAAAATCTTCGCGTCGTCACTTCCTGAAAGCAGCCGGCACCGCGGCGGCAGTCGCTGGGGTTGCCAGCTACGTGCCCCGACATGTCCTGGGGGCCGACGGCGTGCCGAGTGCCAATGAGAAAGTGAACCTGGGCGTAATCGGTTTTGGTAACCGCTGCAAATACGTCATGGGTGGCACGCTGCCGCATGAGGACGTGCGATGTATCGCCATCGCCGACGTCTGGTCGAAGCATCGTGACGACGGCAAGGCGATCGTCGACAAGCACTACGGCAATACCGACTGCGAGACGATGCGTGACTTTCGTGAGTTGCTTGATCGAAAGGATATCGATGCCGTGCTGATCGCGACCGGAGATCGGTGGCACGCGGCAGCATCGATCCTGGCAGCCAAGGCCGGCAAAGATGTCTACAGCGAAAAACCATGCGGTATCACGATCGAAGACTGCCAGCAACTGGCCGATACGATCACTGCCGAGCAAAAGGTTTTTCAAGCTGGTACCCAGCGGCGTAGCGTGCCCAACTTTATCAAGGCAATCGAGTTGGCTCACTCCGGTAAGCTCGGTGAACTGCAAACGCTACATGCGTCCGTTTATCGACCGGTCCTCGATAACAGTTGGTTACCAGCCCAGGCTCAGCCTTCGCAGGACGAGATTGATTGGAACTTGTGGCTCGGCCCAGCCGCATGGCGTCCCTTCAACCTGGCGTACGTGCAAGGCAGATGGCGTGGTCAGTGGGACTTTGATTCCGGTGCCCGGCTGTTGGACTGGGGTGCCCATACCGTCGACCTTTGCCAGTGGGCGAACAAGGCCGACGCGACCATGCCGGTTGAGTATCAGCCGCACAAGGAAGGCATCACCTGTCAGTACGAGAACGGCGTGAAGTTGGAAATCGATTTCCTGGACGATCCGTTCGGTGATCGCTCGCCTGACTACATCACGCGACTGGGAACATGCCCCGTCAGGTTCATCGGCAGCGAAGGCTGGGTTGAAACGGGTGACAGCGGCGAGATCGTCTGCTCTTCGCCGGCACTCCAGAAAGAGATCACCGAAGACACCTCGCGCGTTCGCGGTTTGGATGTCGCCAGTCACTCGCGAAACTTCCTCGATTGCATTCGCTCTCGCAAGCTGACCGCTGCCAACCAAAACGTGATGCGCAAGTCGCACATTGCCTGTCACGCAGCTGCTGCGGCTTGGATCTTTGATCGCAAATTGACGATCGATCCGCAGAAGGAAGTCTTCATTGACGACGCCGATGCCAATGGCCTGGCCTCGCGTCCCGATCGCATCTGGAACGTGTAG
- the larB gene encoding nickel pincer cofactor biosynthesis protein LarB, producing MKRHELERLAKHYRAGKVTLADFCSQVMQPKSEQLSDTTLDIDRARRCGFPEVVFGEGKSVETIVEIFSKQQQRGDKSLATRIDDAKGAALKELLPEGIYHEKARTFRMPSDEPTWGNVGLVTAGTSDLPVAEEARETLRWMGIEPVFIQDVGVAGPHRFGEQAHLLSNADAVIVVAGMEGALPSVAGGHLACPVIAVPTSVGYGASFQGVAALLGMLNSCASNVTVVNIDAGFKGAYLAGLISLRVLQAKSQPEG from the coding sequence ATGAAACGCCACGAACTGGAACGCCTTGCCAAGCACTACCGCGCCGGAAAAGTAACCCTCGCTGACTTCTGTTCGCAAGTCATGCAGCCTAAGTCCGAGCAGCTCTCCGATACGACCCTCGACATCGATCGCGCTCGCCGCTGCGGCTTTCCCGAAGTTGTTTTCGGCGAAGGCAAATCAGTGGAAACGATCGTCGAGATCTTCAGCAAGCAACAGCAGCGCGGGGATAAATCGCTGGCAACGCGAATCGACGACGCGAAAGGTGCGGCTCTTAAGGAGCTGTTGCCGGAAGGAATCTACCACGAGAAAGCGCGTACGTTTCGCATGCCTAGCGACGAGCCAACCTGGGGCAATGTTGGCCTGGTGACAGCCGGCACGAGTGATTTGCCGGTAGCGGAAGAAGCACGCGAGACATTACGCTGGATGGGTATCGAGCCTGTGTTCATCCAAGATGTCGGTGTGGCTGGCCCTCATCGCTTCGGAGAGCAAGCTCACCTGTTGAGTAATGCCGACGCGGTTATTGTGGTGGCTGGAATGGAAGGCGCCTTGCCGAGTGTCGCTGGTGGTCACTTGGCCTGCCCGGTGATAGCGGTACCGACGAGCGTCGGCTACGGAGCGAGCTTCCAAGGCGTTGCTGCACTGCTAGGCATGCTCAACAGCTGTGCCTCGAACGTCACGGTCGTGAACATTGACGCTGGCTTCAAGGGTGCTTACCTGGCCGGCCTCATTTCGCTACGCGTACTGCAAGCCAAATCACAACCCGAAGGTTAA
- a CDS encoding NAD(P)H-hydrate dehydratase, with the protein MPTQPLPSGLPIITPRAADSHKGTFGRALLVGGSVGMPGSISLSGQACLKGGAGLVTLAVPDAIINTVANFEPSYMTWALPTDRHGHIPFHAKARLSEKLQPADCLGVGPGLGQSRGLFHLVAYLYETFAKPMIIDADGLNLLSQREDPLAGHAGPRVITPHLGEFQRLVGKPHLSMEDARSMAVELASRQEIVVVLKGPNTLVTDGQRQWHNPTGNPGLATGGTGDVLTGLITALLAQSLVVYDAAVLAVFLHGLAADLAIQETTQAGLTASDLLSFVEEAWRDYESRRDVPST; encoded by the coding sequence ATGCCCACTCAACCCTTGCCATCCGGTTTGCCGATCATCACGCCACGCGCAGCCGATTCGCACAAAGGAACCTTTGGCAGGGCGTTACTGGTTGGTGGCTCGGTGGGTATGCCTGGTTCGATCAGCCTATCGGGGCAAGCGTGCCTCAAAGGAGGAGCAGGCTTGGTGACGCTGGCCGTTCCCGATGCGATCATCAACACGGTCGCCAACTTTGAACCGTCCTACATGACGTGGGCCTTGCCGACGGATCGTCATGGACACATTCCTTTTCATGCCAAGGCACGCTTAAGCGAAAAACTTCAACCGGCGGATTGCCTGGGCGTAGGACCAGGCTTGGGGCAATCGCGCGGCTTGTTTCATCTTGTGGCTTATCTGTATGAAACGTTTGCGAAACCGATGATCATCGATGCCGATGGTTTGAATCTTTTGTCGCAGCGCGAAGATCCACTTGCTGGTCATGCTGGCCCACGTGTCATTACGCCTCACCTTGGCGAATTCCAACGTCTTGTCGGCAAACCGCACCTCTCGATGGAAGACGCGCGAAGTATGGCCGTCGAGTTGGCAAGCCGGCAAGAGATCGTTGTTGTTTTGAAAGGTCCCAACACGCTTGTTACCGATGGACAACGCCAATGGCACAATCCCACTGGCAATCCTGGCTTGGCAACCGGAGGCACCGGCGACGTGCTCACCGGTTTGATCACGGCACTTCTTGCTCAGTCGCTTGTTGTTTATGACGCGGCTGTTCTTGCGGTTTTCCTTCATGGATTAGCAGCCGATCTAGCAATCCAAGAGACAACACAGGCAGGCCTCACGGCATCTGACTTGCTGTCTTTCGTGGAAGAAGCGTGGCGCGATTACGAGTCGCGACGCGATGTTCCTTCCACCTAA
- a CDS encoding MBL fold metallo-hydrolase, which produces MQPRKEIFPNVIELNYQAGELLGCNVYLVYEGNEWILIDIGFDETVEDYIDVIRNIDFPLANCKTLIATHADVDHIQGLAKAKQILGTTVTSHPLAVKALESGDKLQTFAEIALQDIHLDMPPVKIEHQIVDGDTLTVGKLELEVWHTPGHTNSQLSFRMGDLLFSGDNIYRDGCVGAIDAHHGSDIPDFIKSLERIRQSDVKWLLPSHGPIFRKDDAMLDKTIARLNGYLHMADFGTCAIDWPLMDEWEDEIVKGVLPK; this is translated from the coding sequence ATGCAGCCTCGCAAAGAAATCTTCCCAAACGTTATCGAACTCAACTACCAGGCAGGTGAGCTGCTCGGCTGCAATGTCTACCTGGTATACGAGGGAAACGAGTGGATTCTTATCGATATCGGGTTCGATGAAACGGTCGAAGACTACATCGACGTGATCCGAAACATCGATTTTCCCCTGGCAAACTGCAAAACGCTGATCGCAACCCATGCGGACGTCGATCACATTCAGGGGCTCGCAAAGGCCAAGCAGATTCTCGGAACGACGGTCACCTCCCATCCATTGGCTGTGAAGGCCTTGGAGTCGGGCGACAAGCTGCAAACATTCGCCGAGATTGCGTTGCAAGATATTCACCTGGACATGCCCCCCGTAAAGATCGAACATCAGATCGTCGACGGCGATACGCTGACGGTCGGCAAGCTCGAACTGGAAGTCTGGCACACGCCAGGCCACACTAACAGCCAATTGAGCTTCCGTATGGGGGACTTGTTGTTCTCCGGCGATAATATCTACCGCGATGGCTGCGTCGGTGCGATCGATGCTCACCACGGCAGCGATATTCCTGACTTCATCAAATCGCTCGAGCGAATTCGTCAGAGCGACGTGAAGTGGCTTCTTCCCAGTCATGGCCCCATCTTCCGAAAAGATGACGCCATGCTCGACAAGACGATTGCCCGGCTCAATGGCTATCTTCACATGGCCGACTTTGGAACGTGTGCGATTGACTGGCCTCTGATGGACGAATGGGAAGACGAAATCGTCAAAGGCGTTCTGCCCAAGTAA
- a CDS encoding ammonium transporter codes for MVSSLSLPNRVWFAMLAIALGLMISYPLSAQDAGTPASEDAPMAEAGEPKAEEAATEEGPAEEEEAEEPLTADAVLGDVDTLWTCLAAFLVFFMQAGFALVEAGFTRAKNACNIVMKNLMDFSIGSLSFWLIGFGLMFGHTNGFLGTDMFLFDGGSEAAMEVNSNVGFNWAFLIFQTVFCATAATIVSGAMAERTKFTAYLVYSVLITVIVYPIFGSWAWGGLYAGGGWLEGMETGFYDFAGSTVVHSIGGWAALAGAITIGPRIGKYTADGKVKPIPGHSIPLGALGVFILWLGWFGFNPGSTTAVGGGSFAYIAVTTNLAAAAGVVGAMITSWIMFSKPDTSFTLNGALAGLVSITAGCDALSPAWAAVAGLIGGVIVVLSCVMFDKLKIDDPVGAVSVHGVCGAWGTLAVGLFMTDGGLVNGGGPAQLITQIIGVAVGFVWAFGVSFVIFNLIKFTMGLRVSAEEEMAGLDIHEHGMYAYPAHLVSEGTQQAGHVAS; via the coding sequence ATGGTAAGTTCCCTCTCCCTCCCCAACCGAGTGTGGTTTGCGATGCTCGCAATCGCCCTCGGCCTCATGATCTCTTACCCGCTTTCGGCGCAAGACGCCGGAACGCCGGCATCGGAAGATGCTCCGATGGCTGAAGCCGGCGAACCCAAAGCTGAAGAAGCCGCCACCGAAGAAGGCCCTGCTGAAGAAGAGGAAGCTGAAGAACCTCTCACCGCAGACGCCGTGCTTGGCGACGTTGACACGCTTTGGACCTGCCTGGCAGCGTTCCTCGTGTTCTTCATGCAGGCTGGTTTCGCTTTAGTCGAAGCTGGTTTCACGCGTGCTAAGAACGCTTGTAACATCGTTATGAAAAACCTGATGGACTTCTCCATCGGTTCTTTGTCTTTCTGGTTGATTGGTTTCGGCCTGATGTTCGGTCACACCAACGGCTTCCTCGGAACGGACATGTTCCTGTTCGACGGTGGTAGTGAAGCTGCCATGGAAGTCAACTCGAACGTTGGTTTCAACTGGGCCTTCCTGATCTTCCAAACCGTGTTCTGTGCTACTGCCGCGACGATTGTTTCGGGTGCAATGGCTGAACGAACCAAGTTCACCGCTTACCTCGTCTACTCGGTTCTGATCACCGTGATCGTTTACCCGATCTTCGGTAGCTGGGCTTGGGGTGGTCTTTACGCTGGTGGCGGCTGGCTCGAAGGCATGGAAACTGGTTTCTACGACTTCGCTGGTTCGACCGTGGTTCACTCGATCGGTGGTTGGGCTGCTTTGGCCGGTGCCATCACGATCGGTCCACGTATCGGTAAGTACACTGCTGACGGTAAGGTTAAGCCAATTCCAGGTCACAGCATTCCGCTGGGTGCCTTGGGTGTGTTCATCCTCTGGTTGGGTTGGTTCGGCTTTAATCCTGGTTCGACCACGGCTGTTGGTGGTGGTTCGTTCGCTTACATCGCTGTCACCACGAACCTGGCTGCTGCAGCCGGTGTGGTTGGTGCCATGATCACTTCGTGGATCATGTTCAGCAAGCCTGACACCTCGTTCACCTTGAACGGTGCTCTCGCTGGTCTGGTCTCCATTACCGCTGGTTGTGATGCCCTGAGCCCAGCTTGGGCAGCTGTTGCCGGTTTGATCGGTGGCGTGATCGTGGTTCTCTCCTGTGTGATGTTCGACAAGCTGAAGATTGACGATCCCGTCGGTGCTGTCTCGGTCCACGGTGTTTGTGGTGCCTGGGGTACGCTGGCAGTTGGCCTGTTCATGACCGATGGCGGTCTGGTCAACGGTGGTGGTCCTGCTCAGCTGATCACCCAAATCATTGGTGTCGCAGTCGGCTTCGTCTGGGCCTTCGGCGTCAGCTTTGTGATCTTCAACCTGATCAAGTTCACCATGGGCTTGCGAGTCAGTGCTGAAGAAGAAATGGCCGGTCTCGATATCCACGAGCACGGCATGTACGCCTACCCAGCTCACCTGGTTTCCGAAGGAACCCAGCAAGCTGGCCACGTCGCCTCCTAA
- a CDS encoding P-II family nitrogen regulator: MKLVIAIIQPSRLEAVKEALTEVEVFRLTVMDCQGFGRQKGQTEVYRGHEFTVNLLRKVQLQIAVNEDFVEPTIDAIVKGARSSDKGEIGDGKIFVVPMDDCIRIRTGERGPEAI, encoded by the coding sequence ATGAAACTTGTGATTGCCATCATTCAGCCAAGCCGCTTGGAAGCCGTCAAGGAAGCCTTGACCGAGGTAGAGGTTTTTCGTCTGACGGTGATGGATTGCCAGGGTTTCGGCCGCCAAAAGGGGCAAACCGAGGTCTATCGAGGGCACGAGTTCACGGTCAACCTGCTTCGTAAGGTCCAGCTGCAGATCGCGGTGAACGAGGATTTCGTCGAACCCACCATCGACGCGATCGTGAAGGGGGCTCGATCGAGCGACAAGGGAGAAATCGGAGACGGCAAAATCTTCGTCGTGCCGATGGATGACTGTATCCGAATTCGCACCGGCGAACGCGGTCCAGAAGCAATCTAA
- a CDS encoding TlpA family protein disulfide reductase — protein MPRLYSRFTAPPRRSMGPRRGNVGLFVLLCVLAGLAVILLALLFGPGGSGPATSHPWVGQPVPMAQLQPLLNADAAVDTDQFAGKVTLVNFWGPWCGPCLMELPELLQIRERYSDNPDFELIPISSDGRWMPGQPGLFEEETEQLKHDSQLVLAQYNSAMPVYVDMNADLRRELIKTSPQFGYPTNFLVGRDGMIKAVWVGYGGDLTPISKAIRAELEAGQE, from the coding sequence ATGCCACGACTTTATTCTCGATTTACGGCCCCGCCCAGACGAAGTATGGGACCTCGAAGGGGCAATGTCGGCCTATTTGTCTTGCTGTGTGTCTTGGCAGGCTTGGCCGTCATATTGCTCGCATTGCTTTTTGGTCCCGGGGGCAGTGGTCCGGCCACTTCACATCCCTGGGTGGGGCAACCAGTCCCAATGGCTCAGCTTCAACCACTGCTAAACGCGGATGCGGCCGTAGATACCGATCAATTTGCCGGGAAGGTGACGCTCGTGAACTTCTGGGGGCCGTGGTGTGGTCCTTGCCTGATGGAGCTCCCCGAACTGCTACAGATTCGCGAGCGTTATTCGGACAACCCAGACTTCGAGCTGATTCCGATCTCGTCCGATGGAAGGTGGATGCCTGGCCAGCCTGGATTGTTTGAAGAAGAGACCGAGCAGCTGAAGCACGATTCGCAGTTGGTTCTGGCCCAATACAATTCGGCGATGCCTGTCTACGTCGACATGAATGCCGACCTTCGGCGAGAACTGATAAAGACGAGCCCTCAGTTCGGCTACCCAACCAATTTCCTGGTAGGTCGCGATGGCATGATCAAAGCGGTATGGGTCGGATATGGTGGCGATCTTACCCCGATTTCCAAAGCGATTCGTGCCGAACTGGAGGCTGGCCAAGAGTAG
- the cyaB gene encoding class IV adenylate cyclase: MKFEVELKFPVDNLAPIESQLEELGGIIEVPKRQADKYYSHPSRNFAETDEALRIRRVGDQNYITYKGPKVDDSTKTRREIEVPLISGKTGAANIVDMFESLGFTHVAEVTKDRRKSHIQYEGFDVMVAMDEVLNLGKFVELEITSGEEDMEAAKDAIAKLADQLGLSNSERRSYLELILGDT, encoded by the coding sequence ATGAAATTTGAGGTTGAATTAAAATTTCCGGTCGACAACCTGGCGCCCATCGAGTCGCAGTTGGAGGAATTGGGCGGAATCATCGAGGTTCCCAAGCGTCAGGCAGACAAGTATTACAGCCATCCTTCCCGGAATTTCGCCGAGACGGATGAGGCACTGCGGATTCGTCGCGTTGGCGACCAAAACTACATCACCTACAAAGGCCCGAAAGTCGATGATTCGACGAAAACCCGGCGTGAAATTGAAGTTCCGCTGATTTCTGGCAAGACAGGGGCGGCCAACATCGTCGACATGTTTGAATCACTTGGTTTCACCCATGTTGCCGAAGTGACCAAGGATCGCCGCAAGTCACACATTCAGTATGAAGGTTTTGACGTGATGGTCGCCATGGACGAAGTGCTCAACCTGGGCAAGTTCGTCGAGCTTGAGATCACCTCAGGCGAAGAAGACATGGAAGCGGCCAAAGACGCGATTGCCAAATTGGCCGATCAACTCGGACTCTCCAATAGCGAGCGTCGAAGTTACCTGGAATTGATTCTGGGCGACACCTAG
- a CDS encoding MFS transporter has protein sequence MSANPLSSTAAEPEDDRQASQPKADASSGIQFEEGVSRNFTLLTIYQIVLRCGWIFKTESIIIPAVLDLIAGSGWVRGFLPILGRIGQSCPPLLYADRLRSLPLKKWSLFGTSLAMSVAFAGLAAMFIPGVDSTIGQSAMVVGFLGFYFLFFCATGLNQLGFGTSQGKLIPPHLRGRLMLASNVIGAVIAISLAAWLLPKWLEGNTIQVNWIFGFAAFAFVLSALSVIGLRENRDQHEKKIFSAKHLFLESFLVVRNDLRFRWVCLIAAAFGFSLMLFPHYQALARERLDVDLSRMIFWVIIQNAGTAIFSLLGGPLADWKGNRLVLRTMLFGVMILPLGSIALVHSGNMGLYLFDWLFLFVGVTPITFRAFTNYTLELVPSELHPRYLATQSLCIAVPMVLSPFVGLLIDLTSFEIVFSGIAVILFIGWIMTWFLVEPRHEPGHHVQYGEMDVDPDDEV, from the coding sequence ATGAGCGCAAACCCTCTTTCCTCGACTGCCGCGGAGCCAGAAGACGACCGGCAGGCCTCCCAACCCAAGGCAGACGCGTCATCTGGCATCCAATTCGAAGAGGGCGTCTCTCGGAATTTTACCCTGCTTACGATTTACCAAATCGTCCTGCGGTGCGGTTGGATCTTCAAAACCGAGAGCATCATCATTCCAGCTGTACTTGATCTGATTGCCGGATCTGGCTGGGTGCGTGGCTTTCTTCCTATCCTCGGCCGAATTGGCCAAAGCTGCCCGCCGCTGCTCTATGCGGATCGGCTGCGTAGTCTGCCACTGAAGAAATGGTCACTCTTTGGGACCTCGTTGGCGATGTCGGTCGCATTTGCCGGCCTGGCTGCCATGTTTATTCCTGGCGTCGATTCGACGATTGGCCAATCGGCTATGGTCGTTGGCTTCCTCGGCTTCTACTTTCTCTTCTTCTGTGCCACCGGCCTCAATCAACTCGGCTTCGGAACCTCCCAAGGCAAGCTCATTCCGCCCCATCTTCGCGGGCGACTGATGCTGGCCTCGAACGTGATCGGGGCGGTCATTGCCATCTCACTGGCAGCTTGGCTGCTGCCGAAGTGGCTGGAAGGAAACACGATTCAGGTTAACTGGATCTTCGGGTTTGCGGCGTTTGCGTTTGTCCTCAGCGCGTTGAGCGTTATTGGCCTGAGGGAAAACCGCGATCAACATGAGAAGAAGATATTCTCGGCCAAGCATCTGTTTTTGGAGTCATTCCTGGTTGTAAGGAACGACCTGCGTTTTCGCTGGGTGTGTCTGATCGCGGCGGCGTTTGGTTTTTCGTTGATGCTCTTCCCACACTATCAAGCACTGGCTCGCGAACGACTGGATGTCGATCTTTCGCGGATGATCTTCTGGGTCATCATCCAGAATGCCGGCACAGCCATTTTCAGTTTGCTGGGCGGTCCCTTGGCCGACTGGAAAGGGAATCGCCTGGTCCTGCGAACGATGCTCTTCGGCGTGATGATCTTACCGCTGGGCTCGATTGCTTTGGTTCACTCAGGCAACATGGGACTCTACCTGTTTGACTGGCTCTTCCTGTTTGTGGGAGTGACGCCAATCACGTTCCGTGCGTTTACCAACTACACCCTGGAACTCGTCCCCTCAGAATTGCACCCGCGTTACCTGGCCACGCAAAGCTTGTGTATCGCGGTGCCGATGGTGCTTTCGCCGTTTGTGGGCCTACTGATCGACCTGACGAGCTTTGAAATTGTCTTCAGCGGTATCGCTGTCATCTTGTTTATCGGGTGGATCATGACCTGGTTCTTGGTCGAACCACGACACGAACCGGGGCACCATGTGCAATACGGCGAGATGGATGTCGACCCGGACGACGAAGTCTAA
- a CDS encoding ABC transporter permease has translation MNDRPSYSSVFFMFLRNSLVRDLSFRSNFWVECVSSLSWVIMNLGFYLLIFSYTNSIGNDTGWGKWEFFVFLATTLLVNSLVQMFFMPNIQEFSELIRTGKLDFALLKPIDTQFLISFEKVNWPSTANFLFGILLMSISLYQLTHRPSDAIELTVGMVAVYLVFLLCGVAILYSLMIVLAASSIWLGRNTSLYDFWFYITSFSRYPMEIYNAGTLGLTLKMIFTFAIPILIVVNVPARILAQPMGVDPTDKWLLSAYMLVATALSLLFSRWVFKMSLKSYRSASS, from the coding sequence ATGAACGACCGACCTTCCTACAGCAGCGTATTCTTCATGTTCCTGCGAAACAGCCTGGTCCGAGACTTGAGCTTTCGCTCGAACTTCTGGGTCGAATGTGTCTCGAGCCTGTCCTGGGTGATCATGAACCTGGGCTTCTACTTGCTCATCTTCAGCTATACCAACTCGATTGGTAACGACACTGGTTGGGGCAAGTGGGAATTCTTTGTCTTCCTGGCGACGACACTGTTGGTGAATAGCCTGGTACAGATGTTCTTCATGCCGAACATCCAAGAGTTTTCCGAGTTGATCCGTACCGGGAAACTCGACTTCGCTTTGCTCAAGCCAATCGATACCCAGTTCCTGATTAGCTTCGAGAAAGTGAACTGGCCTTCCACCGCCAACTTTCTGTTCGGCATCTTGTTGATGTCGATCAGTCTTTACCAATTAACGCATCGGCCGAGCGATGCCATTGAATTGACCGTGGGTATGGTGGCGGTGTACCTGGTCTTTTTGCTGTGTGGTGTGGCGATCCTTTACAGTCTTATGATCGTCCTGGCTGCATCCAGCATTTGGCTGGGCAGGAACACGTCGCTGTACGACTTCTGGTTTTACATCACGAGCTTCTCGCGTTACCCGATGGAGATCTACAACGCCGGTACCCTGGGGCTGACGCTCAAGATGATTTTCACGTTCGCCATTCCGATTCTGATTGTGGTGAACGTCCCAGCACGAATTCTGGCCCAGCCGATGGGCGTCGATCCGACCGACAAATGGCTTCTGTCCGCCTACATGCTTGTTGCCACAGCGCTGAGTCTTCTGTTCTCGCGTTGGGTCTTCAAGATGTCTTTGAAGAGCTACCGAAGCGCGAGTAGTTAG
- a CDS encoding ABC transporter permease — translation MAELAARASTWWAIFQINFYEKLVYRGDFMLGTLMRFLPIVTQIFLWSAIFSARGGGDSTGEEIVGYTYYNIVAYYLLSTVSRAFSSMPGLASGIALQIREGEIKKYLIQPLDLISFFLLNRVAHKLTYYIVAAVPFAIVFFVCRGYFEGWPPAQVLCAYFFSLILSFMLGFFMEATIGMIGFWFLEVRSLLFVYMLFTFFLSGHMFPLDMLNELGGPWSTIVKSLPLMYLAYFPAAVFLEKITGAELMWGLIVQVGWVVFFIIASRLAFHYGVKQYSAYGG, via the coding sequence ATGGCGGAACTCGCCGCACGGGCCTCCACCTGGTGGGCCATCTTTCAGATCAACTTCTACGAGAAGCTCGTCTATCGGGGCGATTTCATGCTGGGGACGCTGATGCGTTTCCTGCCGATCGTCACGCAAATCTTTCTATGGTCGGCGATTTTCTCCGCCCGAGGTGGTGGGGACAGCACAGGCGAAGAGATCGTTGGGTACACGTACTACAACATCGTCGCTTACTACCTGCTATCGACCGTATCTCGGGCATTTTCCAGCATGCCAGGCCTGGCTTCTGGCATTGCCTTGCAGATCCGTGAAGGAGAAATCAAGAAGTACCTGATCCAGCCATTGGATCTGATTTCCTTCTTTCTGCTCAATCGCGTGGCCCACAAACTGACCTATTACATCGTGGCTGCCGTGCCGTTTGCGATTGTGTTCTTCGTTTGCCGTGGTTACTTCGAAGGATGGCCGCCGGCTCAGGTGCTGTGTGCGTATTTCTTCTCGCTGATTCTTTCCTTCATGCTGGGCTTCTTCATGGAAGCGACGATCGGCATGATCGGTTTCTGGTTTCTGGAAGTGCGCTCGCTGCTGTTTGTGTACATGCTGTTCACGTTCTTCCTGTCCGGGCACATGTTTCCCTTGGATATGCTGAACGAACTGGGTGGCCCCTGGTCGACGATTGTGAAGTCGTTGCCGCTGATGTACCTGGCGTATTTCCCCGCGGCTGTGTTTCTCGAGAAGATCACCGGCGCGGAATTGATGTGGGGGCTGATCGTGCAGGTCGGCTGGGTTGTCTTCTTCATTATCGCATCACGCCTCGCATTTCATTACGGCGTGAAGCAGTACAGCGCTTACGGAGGTTGA